One Halorientalis litorea DNA segment encodes these proteins:
- a CDS encoding urease subunit gamma, giving the protein MKLTPKEQERLTVFTAAEVARRRKERGVLLNHPEAVAYISDWCIERAREGQSVAEIRSGASQLLGRDDVMDGVPAMVDMIQVEPVFPDGTKLVTVHDPIRSDSVGGAEAADEDAATDGGVDAGATGTDDETEP; this is encoded by the coding sequence ATGAAACTCACACCCAAAGAGCAGGAACGGCTCACGGTCTTCACCGCCGCAGAGGTCGCACGACGCCGCAAGGAGCGCGGCGTCCTGCTGAACCATCCCGAAGCGGTCGCCTACATCAGCGACTGGTGCATCGAACGCGCCCGCGAGGGGCAGTCCGTCGCGGAGATACGTTCCGGCGCGTCCCAACTGCTGGGCCGCGACGACGTGATGGACGGCGTCCCCGCGATGGTCGACATGATACAGGTCGAACCGGTGTTCCCCGACGGGACGAAACTCGTCACCGTCCACGACCCGATTCGGTCCGACAGCGTCGGCGGGGCCGAGGCCGCAGACGAGGACGCCGCCACCGACGGCGGTGTGGACGCGGGAGCCACGGGGACCGACGACGAGACCGAGCCATGA
- the ureG gene encoding urease accessory protein UreG: protein MSLTHRDVATVGIGGPVGSGKTSLLTELVPRLRDAGLDVGVIANDILTQEDADRLRERFAGVVPADLVAGVETGACPHTGIREDPSMNLQQIDAFLDSHPELDLVLIESGGDNLAATFNPELADYSLYVISVAEGDDIPRKRGPGVVDCDLLVVNKTDLAPHVGADLDLMERDAEAVRDGPVVFTDCKASEGIDEVLGHVRDGVLFA, encoded by the coding sequence ATGAGCCTCACCCATCGGGACGTGGCGACGGTCGGTATCGGCGGCCCAGTGGGGTCGGGAAAGACCTCGTTGCTGACCGAACTCGTCCCGCGACTGCGCGACGCGGGGCTTGACGTGGGCGTCATCGCCAACGACATCCTCACACAGGAGGACGCCGACCGCCTCCGCGAGCGGTTCGCAGGCGTCGTGCCCGCGGACCTCGTGGCCGGGGTCGAGACGGGGGCGTGTCCACACACGGGTATCCGGGAGGACCCCTCGATGAATCTCCAGCAGATAGACGCGTTCCTCGACTCCCACCCCGAGTTGGACCTCGTGTTAATCGAGAGCGGTGGCGACAACCTCGCAGCGACGTTCAACCCCGAACTCGCGGACTACTCGCTGTACGTCATCAGCGTCGCGGAGGGCGACGACATCCCGCGCAAGCGCGGCCCCGGCGTCGTCGACTGTGACCTGCTGGTCGTGAACAAGACCGACCTCGCGCCCCACGTCGGTGCTGACCTCGACCTGATGGAACGCGACGCCGAGGCCGTCCGCGACGGCCCCGTCGTCTTCACCGACTGTAAGGCCAGCGAGGGCATCGACGAGGTACTCGGCCACGTCCGGGACGGGGTGCTGTTCGCCTGA
- a CDS encoding urease accessory protein UreD produces the protein MAADGETDADTDPPDAPHPAFEGYAAEPVPQAAVGSPGKDGVLELTFAATEGGTALVHDYATVPFHVSGTLGHDPHPDAETVFLQSPTGGVAQGDRHDVTIRAEADAVAHVSTQSSTKVQSMDCNYAAADATLSVGPGAHLDYVPEPTILHADARYCRETTLTLAPGATAVVSDVVVPGRLARDERFEFERYLSRIRVEGPDGLLFTDATHLTPADADPTAPGVLGEFTVYGTAFVVAPERDTAALSDRLHAAVTDAEARAGATELPNGAGVAVRALGDRAETVQATLHAAWDCARRDILDAPAPSGRKL, from the coding sequence ATGGCCGCCGACGGCGAGACGGACGCCGATACCGACCCGCCGGACGCACCCCACCCTGCCTTCGAGGGCTACGCGGCCGAACCCGTCCCGCAGGCGGCCGTCGGGTCGCCCGGGAAGGACGGCGTGTTGGAACTGACCTTCGCCGCCACCGAGGGTGGGACGGCACTCGTCCACGACTACGCGACGGTCCCGTTCCACGTCTCGGGGACGCTGGGCCACGACCCGCACCCCGACGCCGAGACGGTGTTCCTCCAGTCGCCGACGGGCGGCGTCGCACAGGGTGACCGTCACGACGTGACCATCCGCGCCGAGGCGGACGCCGTCGCCCACGTCTCCACCCAGAGTTCGACCAAGGTGCAGTCGATGGACTGCAACTACGCCGCCGCCGACGCCACGCTGTCGGTCGGTCCCGGTGCCCACCTCGACTACGTACCCGAGCCGACGATTCTCCACGCCGACGCCCGGTACTGTCGGGAGACGACGCTCACGCTCGCCCCCGGCGCGACGGCGGTGGTCAGCGACGTAGTGGTGCCGGGCCGTCTCGCCCGCGACGAACGGTTCGAGTTCGAGCGATACCTCTCGCGGATTCGGGTTGAGGGACCGGACGGCCTGCTGTTCACCGACGCCACGCACCTCACGCCCGCCGACGCGGACCCGACAGCACCGGGCGTCCTCGGCGAGTTCACCGTCTACGGGACGGCGTTCGTGGTCGCCCCCGAGCGGGACACGGCCGCACTGAGCGACCGGCTACACGCGGCGGTCACCGACGCCGAGGCCCGCGCCGGTGCGACCGAACTGCCCAATGGTGCCGGCGTCGCCGTGCGCGCGCTCGGTGACCGTGCGGAGACAGTACAGGCCACGCTCCACGCGGCGTGGGACTGTGCTCGCCGCGACATACTGGACGCGCCCGCACCCTCCGGGAGGAAGCTCTGA